GAGATCGAGGGCTGGCGCTTGACGTCGTACAGCTTGGAGGTGTCGGGGAGATCGACCGCGAACACCGCGAAGAAGGCCACCAGGAAGATCAGGCCCCAGACGCCAATGACCGCGCTCCAGTAGAGAGCAGCTTGGGCGGGTGTGCGAGGGGCCCGACGGGGCGACTGCGCATTGGCCATAGGGTGTTTGGTCCTGAAAGGGTCGTCCCGCTCGAGGCGACTGATAGCCCAGCCGCACCAAACACGCGACAAGATTGACGGGGTATGAATGGGGCGCTTTCAGGCCCCGCCGCTTAACCTCTGCAATTACGCATAGCGGCGTTGCGAAAAAAGCGATTGCCGCCAATCTTAACAGTGTTATCTTAGCGTTGCTTAGTTCGGAGCGCGCCAAGGGTGGGGATACCCGAGGCGACCCACGGTCCAGACGGCCAGGTTCCCTCGGGGATCTGTTTTCTCCCCGAAACGCTGGAGGGCTCCCATGAAGCTCCAAACCCTTTCCGCCGCCTGCGCGGCTGCTATCACTCTGTCCTTCGCCGGCGGCGCCTTCGCCGCTGACGTGGTCACCGCCAAGCTGGCGGCCCCCGTCGCCGAGAAGACCAAGTTCATCGCCGGTGGCGCGATCTTCGTCTGTGAAGCCGACGCCTGCGTGGCCTCGGCCCCGACCTCGCAGACCTTCGCGTCCTCGACCTGCAAGGTCGTGGCCAAGAATGTCGGGGCGATCGCCGCCTTCGGCGTCGGCGCCAAGACCCTGGACGCCGGCAAGCTGGACGCGTGCAACGCCGGCGCCTCGACCCAACTGGCCAAGCGCTAAATCCTATTGGTCGGGATGGGCGGCTGTCTCGTTTGTCCCGACCGACACGGCTCGCGGCGCAGCCTCCCAGCCGCTCCTAATTTGTGTCGAGCCTAACTTCAGGGCGCTGGATTTCTCCGGCGCCCTTTTTCTTTTGCTCAGGCGCCCTTAAGAGAGCGCCACACATGACCGACACCCTTCGCCAAGACGCCGCCTTCCCGGGCGGCTCCGCCCCTGCGGCCACGCTGCTGGAGCCCCTGCTGGCCTCGGCCGCCGGCATGGGCGCGGAGCCGGTCTCCCTGACTCTGGACTACGGGCGCGCGGTCGCCGCCGGGGCTCCGGTCGTGGCGGAGGCCTGGATCGACCGGGCCACCCGCACCCTGGTCTTCGCCCACGCGCGGCTGCTCGCGGCGAACGGCGATCTGGTGGCCAGCGGCTCGGCGGTGTTCCGCCGTGAGGCCCCCGCGCCGGTGGCCGCTTAAATGACCTCGTATGGCTCTATAGGGTCCGGTTTGGTTGCGGCCCGTAAAGTCGCGTGCTATCAGGCGCGCGGCTTCGGGCCAGGGGGTTCCTCAAGCTCCGACGGCCAATGTGCTTTTCCAAGCGCTTTCAAGCCTTTAGGCCGCAGTAAGGGGCACCTTATTGCCGGCTTTCGACACGCACGGGCGGACAAATAAGTGGCGGACGATTCCAAGACTTCGAATGTGGGCGGCCGATATGCTCAGGCCCTCTTCGATCTCGCGACCGAAGACGGGAACCTGGCGGCCGTTGAGGCCGACCTGAAGGCGCTCAAGACCATGCGCGCTGACTCCAAGGACTTCCGCACCCTGCTGGCCTCCCCGGCCTTCAGCGCCGATGAGAAGGGCCGCGCGATCGCGGCGCTCGGCGCCAAGGGCAAGTTCAACACCACCACCAAGAAGTTCCTCGGCCTGATGGCCGCCAACGGCCGCCTCGCGGCGCTGCCGGCGGCGATCACGGCCTTTGAGGCCCTCTCGGCCAAGAGCCGCGGCGTCGTCGCGGCCACTGTCACCACCGCGGTCGCCCTGACCGCGGCCCAAGCCAAGGGCGTCGCAGCCTCGCTGCGCACCGCCCTGGGTAAGGACCCTGAAATCGAGACCCGTGTCGATCCGTCCATCCTGGGCGGTATCAAGGTGCGGGTCGGCTCGCGACTGTTCGATGCTTCACTTCGTTCGAAGCTCGATTCCCTCAAGTTCGCCCTGAAGAGAGCGTAAGAAGTCATGGATATCCGCGCCGCCGAAATTTCGGCCATCCTCAAGTCGCAGATCGCCAATTTCGGCGAAGAGGCTGACGTTTCCGACGTCGGCCAGGTGTTGTCCGTCGGTGACGGCATCGCCCGCGTCTTCGGTCTGGACAATGTCCAGGCCGGCGAAATGGTCGAGTTCCCGAAAGCCGGGGTGAAGGGCATGGCCCTGAACCTCGAACGCGACAACGTTGGGGTCGTCATCTTCGGCGACGACCGCGCCATCTCCGAAGGCGACGAAGTCCGCCGCCTCTCGGAAATCGTGGACGTGCCGGTGGGCCGTGGCCTGCTGGGCCGCGTCGTCAACCCGCTGGGCGAGCCGATCGACGGCAAGGGTCCGCTCACCAACGTGGCCGAGCGCCGCCGGGTGGACGTGAAGGCCCCGGGCATCATCCCGCGCAAGTCGGTGCATGAACCCGTGCAGACCGGCCTGAAGGCCATCGACAGCCTGATCCCCGTCGGCCGCGGCCAACGCGAACTGATCATTGGCGACCGTCAGACCGGCAAGACCGCCGTGGCGATCGACACCATCCTGAACCAGAAGTCGATCAACGCCGGCACCGACGAGAGCGCCAAGCTCTACTGCATCTACGTCGCCATCGGCCAGAAGCGGTCCACCGTCGCCCAGATCGTCAAGACCCTCGAGGAGCGCGGCGCGCTCGACTACACCATCGTGGTCGCCGCCACCGCGTCGGAGCCCGCCCCCCTGCAGTTCCTGGCCCCGTTCGCCGGTTGCGCCATGGGTGAGTGGTTCCGCGACAACGGCATGCACGCCGTCATCATCTATGACGACCTTTCCAAGCAGGCCGTCGCCTATCGCCAGATGTCCCTGCTGCTGCGCCGTCCGCCGGGCCGCGAAGCCTATCCGGGCGACGTGTTCTACCTGCACTCCCGCTTGCTGGAACGCGCCGCCAAGCTGAACGAAGACAATGGTTCGGGCTCGCTGACCGCCCTGCCGCTGATCGAGACCCAGGCCAACGACATCTCGGCCTATATCCCGACCAACGTGATCTCCATCACCGACGGCCAGATCTTCCTGGAAACCGACCTGTTCTTCCAGGGCATCCGCCCCGCGGTGAACGTCGGCGCCTCGGTGAGCCGCGTGGGATCGTCAGCGCAGATCAAGGCCATGAAGACCGCCGCCGGCCCCATCAAGAGCGAGCTCGCCCAGTACCGCGAACTGGCCGCCTTCGCGAAGTTCGGCTCCGACCTGGACGCCACCACCCAGCGTCAGCTGGCCCGCGGTGAGCGCCTGACCGAGCTCCTGAAGCAGCCGCAGTACGCGCCGCTGACGGTCGAAGAGCAGGTCGCGGTGATCTATGCCGGGACCCGGGGCTACCTCGACACCATCCCGACCAACCAGGTCGGCCGGTTCGAGACCGAGCTGCTGAGCAACCTGCACGCCAAGCACCAGAAGATCCTGGACACCATCCGGACGTCCAAGGAACTGAAGGCTGATACGGAACAGGCTCTGAAAGACGCGCTGGCCGCCTTCGTCGCGACCTTCGCCTAAGACCTGAGCCGATGGCCCCTGAGCCCAAAGCCCTGAGCGCCTGGTCCGGCGAGTTCGGCGATCGGTACACCGAGCGCAGTGGCGCTTCGGCCGATGTCGTTCGCGGACGCGCGCGGGTGTGGGCGGAGGTGCTGTCGAAGATGGACGGCGACATGCCGGGAAGCGCCATCGAGGTCGGCCCCAATCTGGGCCTCAACCTCCTGGGCATCTCGGCGCTCTGCGACATGGAGCTTTGGGCCATCGAGCCCAACGCTTCGGCCCGCGAGCGGCTTGTCGCCGACGGCGTCCTGCCAGCCGATCGGGTGATCGAGGGCTTCGGCCACGCGATCCCGATGGCCGACAAGGCTGTCGATATGGCCTTTACGGCGGGCGTGCTGATCCACGTGGATCCCAGCCTGCTCGAGGCGACGATGCGGGAAGTTCACCGGGTCGCCGCCAAATACGTTTTTTGTTCTGAGTATTTCTCGCCGAAGCCGGAGGCCATTCCCTATCGCGGGGAAGAGGGCCTGCTCTTCAAAAACGACTTCGGCGGGCTCTACCTGGATATGTTTCCCGACCTCGTGCTGGTCGATTACGGCTTCTTCTGGAAACGGACGACCGTGATGGATAACAGCACCTGGTGGTTGTTTAGAAAGGTCTGAGGCGAGAAATGGCTAGCCTCAAGGAGATGCGCGACCAGATCAAAAGCGTGGAATCCACGCAGAAGATCACGCGCGCGATGCAGATGGTGGCCGCGGCGAAGCTTCGCCGCGCGACCGATGCTGCTCAAAACGCCCGGCCCTATGCCCAGCGCATGGCCGCGGTGATCGCCAACCTGGCGGCAGGGGTGTCCGGTGACGGCGCGCCCAAGCTGCTGGTGGGGACGGGCCGTCAGGACCGTCACCTGGTGGTGGTCACCTCGTCCGACCGCGGCCTGGCCGGCGGGTTCAATTCCTCGATCATCCGCGCCGCCCGTGACCGGATCAACGCCCTGCTGGCCGAAGGCAAGGACGTGAAGATCATCACGGTGGGCAAGAAGGCGCGCGACCAGCTGCGCCGGCTGTTCGCCGACCGCTTCCTCGCAAGCTTCGAAGCCGGCGTGCCGGGCCTGGCCTCGGCCCAACCGGTGGCTGACAAGATCACCGAGCTGTTCGAAGCCGGTCAGGTCGACGTCGTGACCCTGGCCTTCAGCCGCTACAAGTCGGTGGTCGTCCAGACCCCGACGCTCGCCCAATTGATCCCCGCCCAGGTGGCCGGCGCCGCCGCCACCATCGACCTCAAGGGCGCGGCCTACGAATACGAGCCGGACGAGGAGACCATCCTCGAGACCCTGCTGCCCCGGAACCTCACGGTCCAGGTGCTGTCGGCCCTGCTCGAAAACCAGGCCGGATTCTACGCCGCCCAGATGGCGGCGATGGATAACGCCACTCGCAATGCGGGCGACATGATCGCCGCCCTCAACCTGAAGAAAAACCGTACTCGCCAAGCGCAGATCACCAAGGAGCTGATCGAGATCATCTCCGGCGCCGAAGCGCTCTAGCTAGACCGAAAGAGTTAGACCCATGGCTACGACCCCGAAGAAGCCGGCCGCCACCAAGGCCGCTCCCGCCCCGAAGGCTGCCGCTCCGAAAGCCGCCGCCGCCAAGGCTGCAACCGCGCTCAAGGCGCCGACCAAGGCGGTCGCCCCGGCGGCCCGCGTGGCCACCGGCCGCATCGTCCAGATCATCGGCGCCGTCGTCGACGTCGAGTTTGAAGGCCACCTGCCGCCGATCCTCAGCGCGCTGGAAACCACCAACACCGACCAACGGACGGGCGAGCCCTTCCGCCTGGTGCTGGAAGTCGCCCAGCACCTGGGTGAGAACACGGTCCGCACCATCGCCATGGACACCTCCGAGGGCCTGACCCGCGGCCAGCCGGTGACCGACACCGGCCGCGCGATCACCGTCCCCGTCGGGCCGGCCACGCTGGGCCGGATCATGAACGTCATCGGCGATCCCATCGACGAAGCCGGTCCGATCAACTCCAAGTTCTTCGCCCCCATTCACCGTGAGGCCCCGTCCTTCGCCGAACAGGCGACGTCAGCGGAAATCCTGGTGACGGGGATCAAGGTCATCGACCTGCTCTGCCCCTACACCAAGGGCGGCAAGATCGGCCTGTTCGGCGGCGCCGGCGTGGGCAAGACCGTGACCATGCAGGAACTGATCAACAACATCGCCAAGGCCTACGGCGGCTACTCGGTGCTGGCCGGCGTCGGCGAGCGCACCCGCGAAGGCAACGACCTCTATCACGAGATGATCGAGTCGAAAGTGAACCTGCCCGGCGGCGGCGAAGGCTCCAAGTGCACCCTGGTCTACGGCCAGATGAACGAGCCCCCCGGCGCGCGGGCCCGCGTCGCCCTCACAGGCCTGGCGCAAGCCGAGTACTTCCGCGACGAAGAGGGCAAGGACGTGCTGCTCTTCATCGACAACATCTTCCGCTTCACCCAGGCCGGCTCCGAAGTGTCCGCCCTGCTGGGCCGCATCCCCTCGGCCGTGGGCTATCAGCCCACCCTGGCCACCGAGATGGGCAACCTGCAGGAACGCATCACCTCGACCTCCAAGGGTTCGATCACCTCGGTCCAGGCCATCTACGTGCCCGCCGATGACTTGACCGACCCGGCGCCCGCCGCCTCCTTCGCCCACTTGGACGCGACCACCGTGCTCTCGCGCGACATCGCCGCCCAGGCCATCTTCCCGGCCGTTGACCCGCTGGATAGCACCAGCCGGATCATGGACCCGCTGGTGATCGGTGAGGAACACTACAACGTCGCCCGCCGCGTCCAGGAAACCCTGCAGGCCTACAAGGCCCTGAAGGACATCATCGCCATCCTGGGTATGGACGAGCTGTCGGAAGAGGACAAGCTGACGGTCGCCCGCGCCCGCAAGATCTCCAAGTTCCTGGCCCAGCCGCTGCACGTGGCCGAGCAGTTCACCAACATGCCGGGCATCTTCGTCAGCCTGGAAGACACCATCCGCTCCTTCAAGGCGGTGGTGGACGGTGAGTTCGACCACCTGCCGGAAGCCGCCTTCTACAACGTCGGCTCCATCGAAGACGCGGTGGCCAAGGCCGAACAACTCGCGTCGGAAGCCTAAGTCTGATGGCCGGCAAGCTGCACTTTTCCCTGGTCTCGCCCGAGCGTGAACTGTTCTCGGGCGAGGTCGACCAGGTCGACGCGCCCGGGTCCGAAGGCGACTTCGGCGTGCTCGCCGGCCATGCCCCCTTCATGACGACCCTGAAGACCGGTCGGGTGAAGGTTTACAATGACGGCAAGGTGCTGGCCTTCGACGTCGAGGGCGGGTTCGCGGACGTGACGCCGGACGGCCTGACCGTTCTCGCTGAGAAGGCGGTCGAGGCCGCCATTTAGGCGCCGCCTCTTCGCCGCCGTATTCTCGCATTACGGGGCTTGCGAGGGACGGCCACTTTGAGTGTGATAGATCGCAAGTCAGGGGACCCGTCTATGCGTACCGCCATCATCAGTCTTATCGCCGCCGGCCTGGCCACTTCGGCCGCCGCGCAAACCATGGCGCCCATGGCTCCACCGGCCGCGCCGCCCGCGATGCCGGTCGCGCCG
Above is a window of Phenylobacterium glaciei DNA encoding:
- a CDS encoding CC_3452 family protein, which gives rise to MKLQTLSAACAAAITLSFAGGAFAADVVTAKLAAPVAEKTKFIAGGAIFVCEADACVASAPTSQTFASSTCKVVAKNVGAIAAFGVGAKTLDAGKLDACNAGASTQLAKR
- a CDS encoding hotdog domain-containing protein, whose protein sequence is MTDTLRQDAAFPGGSAPAATLLEPLLASAAGMGAEPVSLTLDYGRAVAAGAPVVAEAWIDRATRTLVFAHARLLAANGDLVASGSAVFRREAPAPVAA
- a CDS encoding F0F1 ATP synthase subunit delta, whose amino-acid sequence is MADDSKTSNVGGRYAQALFDLATEDGNLAAVEADLKALKTMRADSKDFRTLLASPAFSADEKGRAIAALGAKGKFNTTTKKFLGLMAANGRLAALPAAITAFEALSAKSRGVVAATVTTAVALTAAQAKGVAASLRTALGKDPEIETRVDPSILGGIKVRVGSRLFDASLRSKLDSLKFALKRA
- the atpA gene encoding F0F1 ATP synthase subunit alpha encodes the protein MDIRAAEISAILKSQIANFGEEADVSDVGQVLSVGDGIARVFGLDNVQAGEMVEFPKAGVKGMALNLERDNVGVVIFGDDRAISEGDEVRRLSEIVDVPVGRGLLGRVVNPLGEPIDGKGPLTNVAERRRVDVKAPGIIPRKSVHEPVQTGLKAIDSLIPVGRGQRELIIGDRQTGKTAVAIDTILNQKSINAGTDESAKLYCIYVAIGQKRSTVAQIVKTLEERGALDYTIVVAATASEPAPLQFLAPFAGCAMGEWFRDNGMHAVIIYDDLSKQAVAYRQMSLLLRRPPGREAYPGDVFYLHSRLLERAAKLNEDNGSGSLTALPLIETQANDISAYIPTNVISITDGQIFLETDLFFQGIRPAVNVGASVSRVGSSAQIKAMKTAAGPIKSELAQYRELAAFAKFGSDLDATTQRQLARGERLTELLKQPQYAPLTVEEQVAVIYAGTRGYLDTIPTNQVGRFETELLSNLHAKHQKILDTIRTSKELKADTEQALKDALAAFVATFA
- a CDS encoding pseudaminic acid biosynthesis-associated methylase, translating into MAPEPKALSAWSGEFGDRYTERSGASADVVRGRARVWAEVLSKMDGDMPGSAIEVGPNLGLNLLGISALCDMELWAIEPNASARERLVADGVLPADRVIEGFGHAIPMADKAVDMAFTAGVLIHVDPSLLEATMREVHRVAAKYVFCSEYFSPKPEAIPYRGEEGLLFKNDFGGLYLDMFPDLVLVDYGFFWKRTTVMDNSTWWLFRKV
- a CDS encoding F0F1 ATP synthase subunit gamma, which encodes MASLKEMRDQIKSVESTQKITRAMQMVAAAKLRRATDAAQNARPYAQRMAAVIANLAAGVSGDGAPKLLVGTGRQDRHLVVVTSSDRGLAGGFNSSIIRAARDRINALLAEGKDVKIITVGKKARDQLRRLFADRFLASFEAGVPGLASAQPVADKITELFEAGQVDVVTLAFSRYKSVVVQTPTLAQLIPAQVAGAAATIDLKGAAYEYEPDEETILETLLPRNLTVQVLSALLENQAGFYAAQMAAMDNATRNAGDMIAALNLKKNRTRQAQITKELIEIISGAEAL
- the atpD gene encoding F0F1 ATP synthase subunit beta, whose amino-acid sequence is MATTPKKPAATKAAPAPKAAAPKAAAAKAATALKAPTKAVAPAARVATGRIVQIIGAVVDVEFEGHLPPILSALETTNTDQRTGEPFRLVLEVAQHLGENTVRTIAMDTSEGLTRGQPVTDTGRAITVPVGPATLGRIMNVIGDPIDEAGPINSKFFAPIHREAPSFAEQATSAEILVTGIKVIDLLCPYTKGGKIGLFGGAGVGKTVTMQELINNIAKAYGGYSVLAGVGERTREGNDLYHEMIESKVNLPGGGEGSKCTLVYGQMNEPPGARARVALTGLAQAEYFRDEEGKDVLLFIDNIFRFTQAGSEVSALLGRIPSAVGYQPTLATEMGNLQERITSTSKGSITSVQAIYVPADDLTDPAPAASFAHLDATTVLSRDIAAQAIFPAVDPLDSTSRIMDPLVIGEEHYNVARRVQETLQAYKALKDIIAILGMDELSEEDKLTVARARKISKFLAQPLHVAEQFTNMPGIFVSLEDTIRSFKAVVDGEFDHLPEAAFYNVGSIEDAVAKAEQLASEA
- a CDS encoding ATP synthase F1 subunit epsilon; translation: MAGKLHFSLVSPERELFSGEVDQVDAPGSEGDFGVLAGHAPFMTTLKTGRVKVYNDGKVLAFDVEGGFADVTPDGLTVLAEKAVEAAI